A single region of the Coregonus clupeaformis isolate EN_2021a chromosome 16, ASM2061545v1, whole genome shotgun sequence genome encodes:
- the LOC121584244 gene encoding zinc-binding protein A33-like has protein sequence MAEKALLDSFLCCHICSETFREPVSLGCNHSFCSSCLDNFWDQNKNKNCPVCKRKCSKGLGMNFSLKELADKYAGREKAGESRDRTEEGRKDKYCIPDEDRELVCSKHKDEPKWFCEVEQRAVCHVCESPDDHEHTVIPLQQAVKDLKEKLTSDIESLQDKRTKCEDIEETYNEIVQYSKKQLVSTERQIRGEFEKLHQFLREEQKARLAALREEEEEKGKMIVRERKNIQDQITSFTESITAVKHELQKQDVPFLKSYKHIQTSSRAQCTQLDPQLVSGVLIDVAKHLGNLQFRVWEKMQGMINYTPVILDPNTAYGTLSLSDDLTSVSQMGSKQHLPDNLERNMIYAIVLGSEGFSSGMHSWEVHVEVGDHSHWYIGVAKESINRKGEASVTPEYGYWAIKLKSAKYNAGDKTLTLKRRPRGIKVQLDYDRGKVSFYDSKDMTHIHTYNDTFTEKLYPYFSTGKAGDAIHPDIQICQSEVSLTVKSFQ, from the coding sequence ATGGCAGAGAAAGCTCTTTTGGATAGTTTCCTGTGCTGTCACATTTGTTCAGAGACTTTCAGAGAGCCTGTTTCTCTGGGCTGCAACCACAGCTTCTGTTCCAGCTGcctggacaatttctgggatcagAATAAAAACAAGAACTGTCCGGTTTGTAAGAGGAAATGTTCTAAAGGATTAGGAATGAACTTTTCACTGAAAGAGCTAGCTGACAAATatgcagggagagagaaagcaggGGAGTCCAGGGACAGGACTGAAGAAGGAAGAAAAGATAAATACTGTATTCCAGATGAAGACAGAGAGTTGGTATGTAGTAAACATAAAGATGAACCTAAATGGTTCTGTGAGGTGGAGCAGAGAGCTGTGTGTCACGTCTGTGAGTCTCCTGATGATCACGAACACACAGTCATTCCCTTACAACAGGCCGTGAAAGACCTGAAGGAAAAACTAACATCTGACATAGAGTCACTGCAGGACAAGCGTACCAAATGTGAAGACATAGAGGAGACATACAATGAAATAGTGCAATACTCCAAGAAGCAGCTGGTATCCACAGAGAGACAGATCAGGGGGGAGTTTGAGAAGCTTCACCAGTTCCTGAGAGAGGAACAGAAGGCCAGACTGGCTgcactgagggaggaagaggaggaaaaggGAAAGATGATCGTCAGAGAGAGGAAGAACATTCAGGACCAGATCACCTCTTTCACAGAAAGCATCACTGCTGTGAAACATGAGCTGCAGAAACAGGACGTACCATTCCTCAAGAGCTACAAACACATCCAGACAAGCTCCAGAGCCCAGTGCACACAGCTGGATCCACAACTGGTCTCAGGAGTACTGATAGACGTGGCCAAACACCTGGGCAACCTGCAGTTCAGAGTCTGGGAGAAGATGCAAGGGATGATCAATTACACTCCTGTGATTTTGGACCCCAACACTGCATACGGCACACTCTCACTGTCTGATGATCTGACCAGTGTGAGCCAGATGGGCTCAAAGCAGCACCTCCCTGACAACCTAGAGAGGAACATGATTTATGCCATAGTTCTGGGCTCTGAGGGGTTCAGCTCAGGAATGCACAGCTGGGAGGTACATGTAGAGGTGGGGGACCACTCTCACTGGTATATAGGCGTGGCCAAAGAGTCAATTAACAGGAAGGGGGAAGCATCTGTAACCCCAGAGTATGGATACTGGGCTATAAAGCTGAAGAGTGCTAAATACAATGCAGGAGATAAGACTCTCACTCTGAAGAGGAGACCCCGGGGGATCAAAGTACAGCTGGACTACGACAGGGGGAAGGTATCCTTCTATGACTCCAAAGACatgacacacattcacacatacaaTGATACATTTACTGAGAAACTATACCCATATTTCTCTACTGGAAAGGCTGGCGATGCCATCCATCCTGATATACAGATCTGCCAATCAGAGGTGTCTCTGACAGTGAAGTCCTTCCAGTga